A single region of the Salarchaeum japonicum genome encodes:
- a CDS encoding redox-regulated ATPase YchF: MSYKIGLVGKPSVGKSTFFNAATMGDVPEGAYPFTTIDPSLGEAYVRVDCAAPDFDETCEPNTGYCRDDKRFVPVKLVDVAGLIPGAHEGKGLGNQFLTDLNEADVLVHVVDFSGETDMEGEPTEGHDPRDDIDFLEAELDQWYLGILEKGIERFETRHMAETELEVELAEQMSAFGTNKDEIKQVILSLGLELDPETWDDADELELAREIRKRTKPMVVAANKMDTPEARANYEEITSDPDYDHLTIVPCSAHAEKALKTAEENGVVEYTPGASDFEITGDVSDEQAAGLEQIREFVSEFDGSGVQRALEAALFEELDAVAVFPGSANGNWTNGPFPDCFVLPANATAEDFAYHLHSDIGDGFLHAIDCRTDRQIGADTELETGDVVEVISTNQ; encoded by the coding sequence ATGAGTTACAAGATCGGTCTCGTGGGCAAGCCCTCGGTGGGGAAGTCCACGTTCTTCAACGCGGCGACGATGGGTGACGTGCCGGAGGGCGCGTACCCCTTCACGACCATCGACCCGAGCCTCGGCGAGGCGTACGTTCGCGTGGACTGCGCGGCCCCGGACTTCGACGAGACGTGCGAGCCGAACACGGGCTACTGCCGGGACGACAAGCGCTTCGTCCCCGTGAAACTCGTGGACGTGGCGGGCTTGATTCCGGGCGCGCACGAGGGGAAGGGCCTCGGGAATCAGTTCCTCACCGACCTGAACGAGGCGGACGTGCTCGTGCACGTCGTGGACTTCTCCGGGGAGACGGACATGGAGGGCGAACCCACGGAGGGCCACGACCCCCGCGACGATATCGACTTCCTCGAAGCGGAACTCGACCAATGGTACCTCGGGATTCTGGAGAAGGGTATCGAGCGCTTCGAGACCCGGCACATGGCCGAGACGGAACTCGAAGTCGAACTCGCGGAGCAGATGAGCGCGTTCGGCACGAACAAGGACGAGATCAAACAGGTAATTCTCTCGCTCGGCCTCGAACTCGACCCCGAGACGTGGGACGACGCGGACGAACTCGAACTCGCCCGCGAAATCCGCAAGCGCACGAAGCCGATGGTCGTCGCGGCGAACAAGATGGACACGCCCGAAGCCCGCGCGAACTACGAGGAGATTACGAGCGACCCCGACTACGACCACCTCACCATCGTCCCGTGTAGCGCGCACGCCGAGAAAGCGCTCAAGACCGCCGAGGAGAACGGCGTCGTGGAGTACACGCCGGGCGCGAGCGACTTCGAGATCACGGGCGACGTGAGCGACGAGCAAGCCGCGGGCCTCGAACAGATTCGGGAGTTCGTCTCCGAGTTCGACGGCTCCGGCGTCCAGCGCGCGCTCGAAGCCGCGCTGTTCGAGGAACTCGACGCCGTCGCCGTCTTCCCCGGGAGCGCGAACGGGAACTGGACGAACGGCCCGTTCCCCGACTGCTTCGTCCTCCCCGCGAACGCGACCGCCGAGGACTTCGCCTACCACCTCCACTCCGACATCGGCGACGGCTTCCTCCACGCCATCGACTGCCGGACCGACCGCCAGATCGGCGCGGACACCGAACTCGAAACCGGCGACGTGGTCGAAGTCATCTCCACGAACCAGTAA
- a CDS encoding DUF5518 domain-containing protein produces the protein MANDNTLINALIGAAVTVVLSFTGVSPVLGGAAAGYLQANGPGDGARVGAISGLVASLPIILVLAVFSAALPFVPIEFAALGIVAVLFVVVFVVGITAALSAAGGYIGGYLEEEY, from the coding sequence ATGGCGAACGACAACACGCTCATCAACGCCCTCATCGGAGCCGCGGTCACGGTCGTCCTCTCCTTCACGGGCGTTTCACCCGTCCTCGGCGGCGCGGCCGCCGGCTACCTCCAGGCGAACGGCCCGGGAGACGGCGCGCGCGTCGGCGCGATATCGGGACTCGTCGCCTCCCTCCCCATCATTCTCGTGCTCGCGGTGTTCTCCGCCGCGCTCCCCTTCGTCCCCATCGAATTCGCCGCGCTCGGCATCGTCGCCGTCCTCTTCGTCGTCGTATTCGTCGTCGGCATCACGGCCGCCCTGAGCGCCGCCGGCGGCTACATCGGCGGCTACCTCGAAGAAGAGTACTAG
- a CDS encoding extracellular solute-binding protein: MRRRALLTSLASGALAGLAGCADSSTPAETLTAGATREFVASSPDAEVAGNWLAEEFRAQTETSLSWETPPGALSAYVARHLQGAAVDADAFLGVTPSALATARDRTDGLFAAANGYDRVLDAYEFDPEERVLPVTRSDVCLVYDETRIDPPASFASFFSPEYAPLTLVPDPRTDALGRAFFAWSVREFGLADACERWRAFLDAGAHLVASSTAARTAYRNGLGALLVGTSTTTLFAARDRLDLERYRVQFLDGAAYRHVEGVGRFADAANPENADAFTEFLLEPNVQGRLAVLTGALPVIEDAALPEDFDQYVRTPDATVNPAYDVLAASLDDWLAAWQRTVTAARA; encoded by the coding sequence ATGCGTCGTCGCGCCCTCCTCACGTCGCTCGCCTCCGGCGCGCTCGCCGGCCTCGCCGGGTGCGCGGACTCCAGTACGCCCGCAGAGACGTTGACGGCGGGCGCGACCCGCGAGTTCGTCGCGTCGAGTCCCGACGCCGAAGTCGCCGGGAACTGGCTCGCGGAGGAGTTCCGAGCGCAGACCGAAACCTCGCTCTCCTGGGAGACGCCGCCGGGCGCGCTGTCCGCGTACGTCGCCCGCCACCTCCAGGGCGCGGCGGTGGACGCGGACGCCTTCCTCGGCGTCACGCCGTCCGCGCTCGCCACCGCGCGCGACCGCACCGACGGCCTGTTCGCGGCCGCGAACGGCTACGACCGCGTGCTGGACGCGTACGAGTTCGACCCCGAGGAGCGCGTGCTCCCGGTCACGCGCTCGGACGTGTGTCTCGTGTACGACGAGACGCGAATAGACCCGCCCGCGTCGTTCGCGTCGTTCTTCTCCCCGGAGTACGCGCCGCTCACGCTCGTCCCCGACCCCCGGACGGACGCGCTCGGCCGCGCGTTCTTCGCGTGGTCGGTGCGCGAGTTCGGCCTGGCGGACGCCTGCGAGCGCTGGCGCGCGTTCCTGGACGCGGGCGCCCACCTCGTCGCGTCGAGCACGGCCGCCCGCACCGCCTACCGGAACGGCCTCGGCGCGCTCCTCGTCGGCACGTCCACTACGACCCTGTTCGCCGCGCGCGACCGCCTCGACCTCGAACGCTACCGCGTGCAGTTCCTCGACGGGGCGGCCTACCGACACGTCGAGGGCGTCGGCCGGTTCGCGGACGCCGCGAACCCCGAGAACGCGGACGCCTTCACGGAGTTCCTCCTCGAACCGAACGTCCAGGGCCGCCTCGCGGTGCTCACCGGCGCGCTCCCCGTCATCGAGGACGCCGCGCTCCCCGAGGACTTCGACCAGTACGTCCGCACCCCGGACGCCACCGTCAACCCCGCCTACGACGTGCTCGCCGCCTCCCTCGACGACTGGCTCGCCGCGTGGCAACGCACCGTCACCGCCGCGCGCGCCTAA
- a CDS encoding translation initiation factor eIF-1A, with translation MSEESGRRNLRMPNDDEVFAVVSQHNGGNHVELQCADGKTRMGRIPGRMKYRVWIEEGDVVLAEPWDWQDEKANVEWRYDDQAAEQLREEGHID, from the coding sequence GTGAGTGAAGAAAGTGGCCGCCGGAACCTCCGGATGCCAAACGACGACGAAGTCTTCGCCGTGGTCTCCCAACACAACGGGGGCAACCACGTCGAACTCCAGTGCGCAGACGGCAAAACACGCATGGGCCGCATCCCCGGCCGCATGAAGTACCGCGTCTGGATCGAGGAGGGCGACGTCGTCCTCGCCGAACCCTGGGACTGGCAGGACGAGAAAGCCAACGTCGAATGGCGCTACGACGACCAGGCAGCAGAACAGCTCCGCGAAGAAGGCCACATCGACTAA
- a CDS encoding tetratricopeptide repeat protein, protein MEDDYFDNLGVVARDNPEDIIEFLEDIYEHVEQGALQEGGYEYENYLTRFASDTFWDTIDDLLSADSIETDADTDDIRFGLFVLMIKRAIHPDPSDFNTLSGLDEDYRDLVPDRPTKPYFRSLLYRYGYERGHRQTGIQLAYEAVDAQIENPSIYDNFAAQVVEVDDQFGIESIDLDIGDSDVSELALEYAEKAVRQDSTEAEYYATLGRVYSLRGELDEAERNVQRAIELRLDEETQRRPNTASFRSILRTIKSKRKIQKIESQYEKAQDQLEEISEKHDSLEEQYESLDEKYNSIESKLEDAVEKYRTQTLQFIGFFTALLAVVVTSVQVTEITSSVSEARSLIITLIGGILVSFGGFSLMLPDKESGYSKPLRIGGLILIGTLLLLASIVDVPYLSGI, encoded by the coding sequence GTGGAAGACGATTATTTCGATAATTTAGGTGTTGTCGCTCGGGATAATCCAGAAGATATCATCGAATTTCTCGAAGATATTTACGAACACGTGGAGCAAGGTGCGCTGCAAGAGGGTGGATACGAATACGAAAATTATCTCACTAGATTTGCTAGCGATACGTTCTGGGATACTATAGACGACCTGCTAAGCGCAGATTCTATTGAAACGGACGCTGACACGGATGACATCAGATTCGGGCTGTTCGTCTTGATGATAAAGCGTGCAATACACCCAGACCCTTCCGACTTCAACACGCTCTCTGGGCTAGATGAAGATTATCGGGACTTAGTTCCAGACAGACCCACGAAGCCGTATTTCCGCTCACTACTGTATCGCTACGGGTATGAGCGTGGACATCGGCAGACAGGGATTCAGTTAGCGTATGAAGCGGTAGATGCGCAAATAGAGAATCCATCTATTTACGATAATTTCGCAGCTCAGGTAGTCGAAGTTGACGACCAATTTGGCATCGAATCCATCGATTTGGACATAGGCGATAGTGATGTTAGCGAACTCGCACTAGAGTACGCCGAGAAAGCTGTTCGGCAGGATTCTACCGAAGCCGAATACTATGCGACACTGGGGCGGGTGTATTCTCTTCGTGGCGAGTTGGACGAAGCTGAGCGGAATGTTCAACGAGCTATCGAACTCCGACTAGATGAAGAAACACAAAGACGACCTAATACGGCCTCCTTTAGGAGTATCCTGAGAACAATCAAGTCGAAAAGGAAGATACAGAAGATAGAATCTCAATACGAGAAGGCCCAAGACCAACTTGAGGAAATCTCAGAGAAGCACGACTCTCTCGAAGAGCAATACGAATCTCTGGATGAGAAATACAATAGTATAGAATCTAAACTTGAGGATGCGGTAGAAAAATATCGCACTCAGACGTTACAGTTCATTGGATTCTTTACAGCCCTTCTCGCTGTCGTAGTGACCTCTGTCCAAGTTACAGAAATCACGAGCTCAGTTTCCGAAGCGAGGTCGCTCATTATCACACTAATCGGTGGTATACTCGTTTCATTTGGCGGTTTCAGTCTTATGCTGCCTGATAAGGAAAGTGGATACTCGAAACCGCTTCGGATTGGAGGTCTAATACTAATTGGGACTCTCCTCTTATTGGCCTCTATCGTAGATGTTCCGTACCTCAGTGGAATTTGA
- a CDS encoding GmrSD restriction endonuclease domain-containing protein, with protein sequence MAIYVDDPLNSNDEDWDISKFHSDSEYFVKRPPYQRKTVWDTGKKKELIDSFVRQLYVPPVVIRQVVLDGNDLRLEVVDGQQRITAIQEFFEDEFSLPDSPELRELNPEHEIAGKRYSELSEDVQEYIDSQCSLKVIKLRGIDDPDDKRHQELATKVFWRLQQGEHLTNIEKNHSKTYSPVRNFIVRTADDISFDRENYESRNDNPNRHEFFTLLARNNDRLQQLSLLARFILIEIDEGPTKVTGKEVTKLFDCKREGFTVHEDLEEFKQRDEIQRVQRMLDLLTELYRDTDLKNGNGEIEFLNKEYFILSLYSLIRELEYGDYNFGRDNYDEVRDFTEEWFKRFEVEDTDDSEMLQFKEARQQNRGAVNKRHYILENAFWETEPDIQETDSQRAFSRAQRIKLFIESDRICEMCAEEGKTEEEAKVSWSNWDADHIEEHSQGGQTVLENARVLCPHHNRSR encoded by the coding sequence ATGGCAATCTACGTCGATGACCCTCTCAATTCGAATGACGAAGACTGGGACATCAGCAAGTTCCACAGCGATAGCGAATACTTCGTTAAGCGGCCACCCTACCAGCGAAAGACCGTCTGGGATACCGGAAAGAAGAAGGAACTAATCGATAGCTTCGTTCGCCAACTCTACGTCCCGCCTGTTGTAATCCGACAAGTTGTCCTCGACGGTAACGACCTCCGTCTCGAAGTCGTCGACGGCCAACAGCGAATCACCGCGATTCAAGAGTTCTTCGAGGACGAATTCTCACTCCCCGATAGCCCCGAACTCCGTGAACTCAACCCGGAACACGAGATTGCTGGGAAACGATACTCCGAACTTAGCGAGGACGTCCAGGAGTATATCGACTCTCAGTGTTCGCTCAAAGTCATCAAGCTTCGGGGTATCGACGACCCCGACGACAAGCGCCACCAGGAGTTAGCGACGAAGGTATTCTGGCGACTCCAGCAGGGCGAACACCTGACCAACATCGAGAAGAACCACAGTAAGACCTACAGCCCCGTTCGGAACTTCATCGTCCGGACAGCCGACGACATCAGCTTCGACCGAGAGAATTACGAAAGCCGCAACGACAACCCAAATCGCCACGAGTTCTTCACGCTTCTCGCTCGGAACAACGACCGACTTCAGCAACTCTCACTCCTTGCTCGCTTCATCCTGATTGAGATTGATGAAGGCCCGACGAAGGTCACCGGGAAGGAGGTCACCAAACTATTCGATTGCAAGCGAGAGGGGTTCACTGTCCACGAGGACTTAGAGGAGTTCAAACAACGCGATGAGATTCAGCGCGTTCAGCGGATGCTCGACCTCCTTACGGAACTGTACCGAGATACCGACCTGAAGAACGGGAACGGAGAAATAGAGTTCCTAAACAAGGAGTACTTCATCCTCAGCCTGTATTCGCTCATCCGTGAGTTAGAGTACGGCGATTACAACTTCGGGCGAGACAACTACGACGAGGTTCGGGACTTCACCGAGGAGTGGTTCAAGCGGTTCGAAGTTGAGGATACAGACGACAGCGAAATGCTCCAATTCAAGGAGGCTCGCCAGCAGAACCGAGGAGCAGTCAACAAGCGACACTACATCCTCGAAAACGCCTTCTGGGAGACAGAGCCCGATATTCAAGAGACGGACAGCCAACGGGCATTCTCCCGAGCGCAGCGAATTAAGCTCTTCATCGAGAGTGACCGTATCTGCGAGATGTGCGCAGAGGAAGGGAAAACCGAAGAGGAGGCAAAAGTGTCTTGGAGTAATTGGGACGCCGACCACATCGAGGAACACTCACAGGGCGGCCAGACTGTTCTCGAAAACGCACGGGTCCTCTGTCCCCATCATAATCGGAGCCGATAG